One part of the Truepera radiovictrix DSM 17093 genome encodes these proteins:
- a CDS encoding DUF624 domain-containing protein codes for MRLLDSRLYWWLNRLSSYVLLGGLWLLLSSPVVTFFPATAALFAVFRAWQDNPDDAFYLPFFGRLRARFVSDALLGLLWLLIGALLLINAVLLPQLALPARLIAFASLSLAAVLYTAASAFIFPVRVSTELGVWASARAAVILGMSQLGTTLLCVLAVALAAGAFWLFPPTLLLSGVGVAHLTYWLCHRTLKRLAT; via the coding sequence ATGAGACTTCTCGACAGCCGTCTCTACTGGTGGCTCAACCGCCTGAGCAGCTACGTGCTGCTGGGGGGCTTGTGGCTCCTTCTCTCCTCTCCTGTCGTCACCTTCTTCCCGGCTACCGCGGCTCTCTTCGCCGTGTTCCGGGCGTGGCAAGACAATCCCGACGACGCTTTCTACCTGCCCTTTTTCGGGCGACTCCGCGCACGCTTCGTCAGCGACGCGCTCCTCGGGCTACTTTGGCTGCTCATCGGCGCGCTGCTGCTCATCAATGCGGTGTTGCTGCCACAGTTGGCGCTGCCCGCGCGCCTCATCGCTTTCGCCTCCTTGTCGCTCGCCGCCGTACTCTACACAGCCGCGAGCGCGTTTATCTTCCCCGTGCGGGTCAGCACGGAGCTGGGGGTTTGGGCCAGCGCTCGAGCCGCGGTGATCTTGGGCATGTCACAGCTCGGGACAACCCTGCTCTGCGTGCTTGCGGTTGCGCTCGCCGCCGGCGCCTTCTGGCTCTTTCCGCCGACCCTGCTGCTCAGCGGCGTCGGGGTCGCGCACCTCACCTACTGGCTCTGTCATCGCACCCTAAAACGCCTCGCTACTTGA
- a CDS encoding vWA domain-containing protein, giving the protein MKRFWLPLVAVLALLGGCDRVQSIIDDVVTPADAVINGYTVERDANGDPTGNVALNVSALDSAGEPIAGRLSNPRATVTSVTPLPGLAAAQRYTATATITVDITVQEVINAVLNMDRSGSMRLNDPERLRVDAAKSFLERVTPEDRIAVMEFPGQSSGFRASTLLQGFTSDKALLEAALDRVGQRGNTPIWDSLLDTLDLHAADEGGQGASRVVLLFTDGEREGGQVAFGEALAAALESDVRVFTIGLGSDIDTAELQELAAETGGTFANVASAAELEELFQRAFNAIRASGTITLSISPIPPPGSLVRGTLSFTVNGEDFTVDYAFTI; this is encoded by the coding sequence ATGAAACGCTTTTGGCTCCCCCTCGTCGCGGTGCTCGCGCTGCTTGGCGGTTGCGACCGCGTGCAAAGTATCATTGATGACGTCGTCACCCCCGCAGACGCGGTCATCAACGGCTACACCGTCGAGCGCGACGCGAACGGCGACCCGACCGGCAACGTGGCCCTCAACGTCAGCGCCCTAGACAGCGCCGGCGAGCCCATCGCCGGCAGGCTCAGCAACCCGCGCGCGACCGTCACCAGCGTGACGCCCCTCCCCGGCCTCGCCGCCGCGCAGCGCTACACCGCGACTGCCACCATCACTGTCGACATCACCGTGCAGGAGGTCATCAACGCCGTATTGAACATGGACCGCAGCGGCAGCATGCGGCTCAACGACCCGGAGCGCCTCCGTGTAGACGCCGCCAAGAGCTTTCTGGAGCGCGTCACCCCGGAAGACCGCATCGCGGTGATGGAGTTTCCAGGGCAGTCGTCGGGCTTTCGCGCTTCGACGCTGCTGCAGGGCTTTACGAGCGACAAAGCCCTCTTAGAAGCCGCCCTCGACAGGGTCGGGCAGCGCGGCAACACCCCCATCTGGGATTCACTGCTCGACACCCTCGACCTCCACGCCGCCGACGAGGGGGGGCAGGGCGCCTCGCGCGTGGTGCTGCTCTTTACCGACGGTGAGCGCGAGGGCGGTCAGGTGGCCTTCGGCGAAGCCCTCGCAGCCGCGCTGGAGAGCGACGTGCGGGTCTTTACCATCGGCCTGGGCAGCGACATCGACACCGCCGAGCTGCAGGAGCTCGCCGCCGAAACGGGCGGGACGTTCGCCAACGTCGCGAGCGCCGCGGAGCTCGAGGAACTCTTCCAGAGGGCCTTTAACGCCATCCGCGCCTCGGGGACCATCACGCTCAGCATCTCGCCCATCCCGCCCCCAGGGTCGCTCGTCCGGGGCACGCTGTCGTTTACCGTCAACGGCGAGGACTTCACGGTCGACTACGCTTTCACGATCTAG
- a CDS encoding general stress protein — protein sequence MDRIPAQGATRPHRTTVATYSVYADAQRAVDHLSDKGFPVERTAIVAEGLRFVEQVTGRLNWGRVLLNGSGSGALTGVLIGLVFGLFSLVVPVLTFVLYGLIVGAISGALFAAIGYGMTGGQRDFSSVRNMEAERYHVMVDDEVAAEAERLLAGMGR from the coding sequence ATGGACAGGATCCCCGCCCAAGGGGCCACGAGGCCCCACCGCACCACCGTCGCCACCTACAGCGTCTACGCCGACGCGCAGCGGGCGGTCGACCACCTCTCCGACAAAGGGTTCCCCGTCGAACGCACCGCCATCGTCGCCGAGGGGTTGCGCTTCGTCGAACAGGTCACGGGCCGCCTCAACTGGGGCCGCGTCCTACTCAACGGTTCGGGGAGCGGCGCGCTCACGGGGGTGCTCATCGGCCTCGTCTTCGGGCTCTTTAGCCTCGTCGTCCCGGTGCTGACCTTTGTGCTCTACGGCCTTATCGTCGGGGCGATCTCGGGGGCGCTCTTCGCCGCCATCGGCTATGGTATGACGGGCGGCCAACGCGACTTCTCGTCGGTGCGCAACATGGAGGCCGAGCGCTACCACGTGATGGTCGACGACGAGGTTGCCGCGGAGGCGGAGCGGCTGTTAGCGGGGATGGGGCGCTGA
- a CDS encoding GntR family transcriptional regulator, which yields MTAPPAQGNNFAVDRSSQKPLHQQLCEHYRQLIEGGVLPVGSRLPTELELMAKHGVSRGTVREALRGLHEAGLVRRTTKIGTVVQSPPQPAVSARRIIGVVFPQTHDAFCLDIMKGVQTACRERGYHAAFGYSHFSSAVERAEVSRMRSAGFGGVLVLPHDDPTLFRELVANTYPFVYIDQKFEAAPSDFVGVDNVSASFTVTEHLIGLGHRHIGFIHRNPSLDQAPSTVKERYRGYRAALTAHAVPFESSWLVEIARNADPKAFLALTSQVDAVVAANDHTALKFLDVATKAGVRVPEEIALVGFDDLPLAAEFALTTVAQPSREIGLRAAHLLIDRIEGKGGPPQHVILPTHLVVRATCGQNLRASTKGR from the coding sequence ATGACTGCTCCCCCCGCGCAAGGCAACAACTTCGCCGTCGACCGAAGCTCCCAAAAACCCCTGCATCAGCAACTTTGTGAGCATTACCGGCAGCTAATAGAGGGCGGCGTTCTACCCGTAGGTAGTCGCCTGCCAACCGAGCTCGAGCTGATGGCCAAGCATGGGGTCAGTCGTGGAACCGTACGTGAGGCGCTCCGAGGACTTCACGAAGCGGGTCTCGTGCGGCGCACGACAAAGATCGGTACGGTGGTGCAGTCCCCGCCGCAGCCAGCTGTCTCGGCACGGCGCATTATCGGGGTTGTCTTTCCACAGACGCACGACGCTTTCTGTCTAGACATTATGAAAGGTGTACAGACGGCGTGTCGCGAACGGGGCTATCACGCAGCGTTCGGTTACTCGCACTTTAGCAGTGCGGTCGAGCGCGCTGAAGTGTCGCGGATGCGTAGCGCCGGTTTCGGCGGTGTCTTAGTGCTACCTCACGACGATCCGACCCTCTTTCGCGAGCTTGTAGCAAACACCTACCCGTTCGTGTACATCGACCAGAAGTTCGAGGCAGCACCGAGTGACTTCGTCGGCGTGGATAACGTCAGCGCCAGCTTTACCGTCACTGAGCACCTTATCGGTCTAGGCCATAGGCACATCGGCTTTATACACCGAAACCCTAGCCTTGACCAGGCGCCCTCTACGGTCAAAGAACGGTATAGAGGCTACCGAGCAGCGCTCACTGCCCACGCAGTGCCGTTTGAAAGCTCTTGGCTCGTGGAGATCGCGCGTAATGCCGATCCAAAAGCCTTTTTGGCCCTGACCTCCCAAGTCGACGCGGTCGTAGCTGCAAACGACCACACCGCCCTGAAGTTTCTAGACGTCGCAACCAAAGCCGGGGTCAGGGTGCCCGAGGAGATCGCGCTCGTTGGCTTCGACGACCTGCCACTAGCCGCCGAGTTCGCCCTGACGACCGTGGCGCAGCCCAGTCGGGAGATCGGTCTGCGCGCCGCCCACCTCCTCATCGACCGCATTGAGGGCAAGGGGGGGCCGCCACAGCACGTCATCTTGCCCACGCACCTCGTGGTGCGAGCGACCTGCGGGCAAAACCTGCGCGCCTCTACAAAAGGACGGTAG
- a CDS encoding FAD-binding and (Fe-S)-binding domain-containing protein, whose protein sequence is MTVPAPKAPAPLTPTPDPTAPEPDLARAYEELRASLEGEVRFDEAARVLYATDASPYEIKPYGVVLPKTREDVRRTLEVARRYRLPVLPRGGGTSLAGQTVGRALVVDVSKYLDRVLAFDEAARTVTVEPGVVRDNLNLFLKPYKLQFTPDVSTTNRANIGGIVANNSAGTRSIKYGKAVDQVVAMTVLLADGTVTTFRDLDPDELQQKLRAPGLEGHIYRTTHRLVREHEAEIHARFPKVMRRVGGYNLDELTTGKPFNLAKLVAGSEGTLAFILDVTLKLFPIPAYKCLALLHFDTLEKSLRAVQHINRHGPAAVETLDDTLLELGLENPNLAPLLSWLQGRPAAVLMVEFDGESEAQMLAGLQSMQADPAVMELAYALHVAYGAQEQAEVWEVRKAGLGVFNTIKGAAKPTPFIEDAAIPPEHLAEYIPAVAAICAKHGVRMVSYGHASVGVIHVRPILDLKTREGLEAYRKISEETFALVRRFGGSWSGEHGDGLIRSYKNRELFGDTLYEAFRELKRAFDPEGLMNPGKIVDAPPITENLRYGEGYTVLPIATHFDFSKDDGFMGAIEMCTGVGACRKTTTGTMCPSYMVTRDEEHSTRGRANLLRDAMNGRLPGGLTSQEVYNALDLCLECKACKAECPSRVDMAKLKYEFLQHFYDDHGTPLSARALGHAAVVAPVGRFFAPLANALLPLAPVRWLMEKTAGIDRRRALPPYANASFHQWVRQREARREEERRALGAPAHAADKPKVALFADTWTMYNEPEVGVAATRVLEALGFEVEHVPYGCCGRPQISKGLLREARARARKNVAALHAYVARGVPVVGLEPSCVTAFQDDYRDLVPGEATEAVAAHVKMIDQFLAKAWTKGDLEPGRVFRKGERHIMLHGHCQQRAIQGTSSTKAVLGWVSPDVFEVDSGCCGMAGSFGYGHYDISMQIGERRLFPAVREHAGETVACGFSCRHQIRDGTGKRAKHLVELLAEALPESDGDSSRSVPSSEACAELP, encoded by the coding sequence ATGACCGTACCCGCCCCCAAGGCCCCCGCACCCCTCACGCCGACCCCCGACCCGACCGCGCCCGAGCCCGACCTCGCGCGCGCCTACGAGGAGCTTAGGGCGAGCCTCGAGGGCGAGGTGCGCTTCGACGAGGCGGCCCGCGTCCTCTACGCGACCGACGCGAGCCCCTACGAGATCAAACCCTACGGCGTGGTGCTACCCAAAACCCGTGAGGACGTCCGGCGCACCCTGGAGGTCGCGCGGCGCTACCGCCTGCCCGTGCTGCCGCGGGGGGGCGGCACCTCGTTGGCCGGCCAGACGGTCGGGCGGGCGCTCGTCGTGGACGTGTCGAAGTACCTAGACAGGGTGCTGGCTTTCGACGAGGCCGCGCGCACCGTCACGGTCGAACCGGGGGTGGTGCGCGACAACCTCAATTTGTTCCTAAAGCCCTACAAGCTGCAGTTTACCCCCGACGTCTCGACCACGAACCGCGCGAACATCGGCGGGATCGTCGCCAACAACTCGGCGGGCACGCGGAGCATCAAGTACGGCAAAGCGGTCGATCAGGTCGTCGCCATGACGGTCTTGCTCGCCGACGGGACGGTGACCACGTTTCGCGACCTCGACCCCGACGAGCTGCAGCAGAAGCTGCGGGCGCCGGGGCTCGAGGGTCACATCTACCGCACCACCCACCGCTTGGTGCGGGAGCACGAAGCGGAGATTCACGCGCGCTTTCCCAAGGTCATGCGCCGCGTCGGCGGGTACAACTTAGACGAACTCACGACCGGCAAACCCTTCAACCTCGCCAAGCTGGTGGCCGGCTCCGAGGGCACGCTCGCTTTCATCCTGGACGTCACGCTCAAGCTCTTCCCCATCCCCGCGTACAAGTGCCTCGCGCTCTTGCACTTCGACACGCTCGAAAAGTCGTTGCGGGCGGTGCAGCACATCAACCGCCACGGCCCCGCGGCGGTCGAGACCCTAGACGACACGCTTTTAGAGCTCGGGCTCGAGAACCCCAACCTCGCACCCCTCTTGAGCTGGCTCCAGGGTCGCCCCGCCGCCGTCTTGATGGTCGAGTTCGACGGCGAGAGCGAGGCGCAGATGCTCGCCGGGCTCCAGAGCATGCAGGCCGACCCGGCGGTGATGGAGCTCGCCTACGCGCTCCACGTCGCCTACGGCGCCCAGGAGCAAGCGGAGGTCTGGGAGGTGCGCAAGGCGGGTTTGGGGGTCTTTAACACCATCAAAGGCGCCGCCAAACCGACGCCCTTTATCGAGGACGCGGCCATCCCACCCGAACACCTGGCCGAGTACATCCCCGCCGTCGCGGCGATCTGCGCGAAGCACGGCGTCAGGATGGTCTCCTACGGGCACGCCTCGGTCGGGGTGATCCACGTGCGGCCCATTTTGGACCTCAAGACGCGCGAGGGGCTCGAGGCTTACCGCAAGATCAGCGAGGAGACGTTCGCGCTGGTGCGGCGCTTCGGCGGGTCGTGGTCGGGCGAGCACGGCGACGGGCTCATCCGCTCGTACAAAAACCGCGAGCTCTTCGGCGATACGCTCTACGAGGCGTTCCGCGAGCTCAAACGCGCGTTCGACCCCGAGGGGCTCATGAACCCCGGCAAGATCGTCGACGCGCCCCCCATCACCGAGAACCTACGCTACGGCGAGGGTTACACGGTGCTGCCTATCGCCACCCACTTCGACTTCTCCAAAGACGACGGCTTTATGGGTGCGATCGAGATGTGCACGGGGGTCGGCGCCTGCCGCAAAACGACCACCGGGACGATGTGCCCCTCGTACATGGTCACCCGCGACGAGGAGCACTCGACGCGCGGGCGGGCGAACCTGCTGCGCGACGCCATGAACGGGCGCCTGCCCGGTGGGCTCACGAGCCAGGAGGTCTATAACGCCCTCGACCTCTGCTTGGAGTGCAAGGCCTGCAAAGCCGAGTGCCCCAGCCGCGTCGACATGGCGAAGCTCAAGTACGAGTTTCTGCAGCACTTCTACGACGACCACGGCACCCCCCTGTCGGCTCGAGCCCTCGGCCACGCCGCTGTGGTCGCCCCCGTGGGCCGCTTTTTCGCGCCCCTCGCCAACGCCCTCCTGCCGCTCGCGCCGGTGCGCTGGCTCATGGAGAAAACGGCGGGTATCGACCGGCGGCGCGCGCTCCCGCCGTACGCCAACGCCTCGTTTCACCAGTGGGTGCGCCAGCGCGAGGCGCGGCGTGAGGAGGAGCGCCGCGCGCTCGGAGCGCCCGCGCACGCCGCTGATAAACCCAAAGTAGCTCTGTTTGCCGACACCTGGACGATGTACAACGAACCCGAGGTCGGCGTCGCCGCCACGCGGGTGCTAGAGGCGCTCGGCTTCGAGGTCGAGCACGTACCCTACGGCTGCTGTGGGCGCCCGCAGATCTCCAAGGGGTTGCTGCGCGAGGCGAGGGCGCGCGCGCGGAAAAACGTCGCGGCGCTGCACGCCTATGTCGCGCGGGGGGTGCCGGTCGTGGGGCTCGAGCCGAGCTGCGTCACCGCCTTTCAGGACGACTACCGCGACCTCGTCCCGGGGGAGGCGACGGAGGCGGTCGCAGCGCACGTCAAAATGATCGACCAGTTTCTGGCCAAGGCGTGGACCAAAGGCGACCTCGAGCCGGGTAGGGTCTTTCGCAAGGGGGAGCGCCACATCATGCTCCACGGCCACTGCCAGCAGCGCGCGATCCAGGGGACCAGCAGCACCAAAGCGGTGCTCGGTTGGGTGTCGCCAGACGTCTTCGAGGTCGATTCGGGCTGCTGCGGGATGGCGGGCTCGTTCGGTTACGGCCACTATGACATCTCGATGCAGATCGGCGAGCGTCGGCTCTTCCCCGCCGTACGTGAACATGCGGGCGAAACCGTGGCGTGCGGCTTTTCCTGCCGCCACCAGATCCGCGACGGCACCGGCAAACGCGCGAAGCACCTCGTCGAGCTCCTCGCCGAAGCGCTCCCGGAAAGTGACGGTGACAGCTCCCGCTCGGTCCCGTCATCCGAAGCGTGCGCGGAGCTCCCGTAG
- a CDS encoding carbohydrate ABC transporter permease, with product MRRRFLSPLERRKLALGLLFISPWIVGFLAFTLYPILYTLRISFTRYSGFGEPVWIGLANYRALWSDTVFWQSLGNTLYYTALAVPIGIVVALAMAIAMNQPLKEIPFYRAALYLPSVLPLFAVSFIFIALLDPNRGIVNQLMVSLGLPNINWFGDPRYAKLGLVLLAQLGAGNTALVFLAGLKAIPKTLYEAAVLDGAGPLRRFWSVTLPLMTPVILYSLILGLSLGLQVFAQAYIITNGGPANATNFYVFYLYNQAFRYSQMGVASAMAWVLFVITLVLALLIFRTSKRWVNYETVA from the coding sequence ATGCGGCGTCGCTTCCTCTCCCCCCTCGAGCGCCGCAAGCTGGCGCTCGGCCTTCTCTTTATCTCCCCGTGGATCGTCGGCTTTCTCGCCTTTACGCTCTACCCCATCCTCTACACCCTAAGGATCAGCTTTACCCGCTATAGCGGCTTCGGTGAACCCGTCTGGATCGGCCTAGCCAACTACCGGGCGCTCTGGAGTGACACCGTGTTCTGGCAGTCGCTCGGCAACACCCTCTATTACACTGCCCTAGCGGTGCCGATCGGCATCGTTGTAGCGCTGGCGATGGCGATCGCGATGAATCAACCCCTCAAAGAGATCCCCTTCTACCGCGCGGCGCTCTACTTGCCCTCGGTGCTGCCGCTCTTCGCGGTGTCGTTTATCTTTATCGCGCTCCTAGACCCCAACCGGGGCATCGTCAACCAGCTCATGGTGTCTTTAGGGCTCCCCAACATCAACTGGTTCGGCGACCCGCGCTACGCCAAACTGGGGCTCGTGCTCCTGGCCCAGCTGGGGGCGGGCAACACCGCGCTGGTCTTTTTAGCGGGCCTTAAAGCCATCCCCAAGACGCTCTACGAAGCGGCGGTGCTCGACGGCGCGGGTCCCTTGCGGCGTTTTTGGAGCGTCACGCTGCCGCTCATGACCCCCGTCATCTTGTACTCGCTCATCTTGGGCCTCAGCCTAGGGCTGCAGGTGTTCGCGCAAGCCTACATCATTACCAACGGCGGCCCCGCCAACGCGACCAACTTCTACGTCTTCTACCTCTACAACCAAGCCTTCCGCTACAGTCAGATGGGGGTAGCGTCCGCGATGGCTTGGGTGCTCTTCGTCATCACCTTGGTGCTGGCCCTGCTGATCTTTCGCACCTCGAAGCGCTGGGTCAACTACGAGACGGTGGCGTGA
- a CDS encoding ABC transporter substrate-binding protein, whose translation MKLLKSLVLLSLSLFAAGQAQEVREVTFWTAHGEPDLSALRQIVDNFNAEHDDIQVTLSQIPPGAETDVTRLMTAVRGGTGPDVYMLDRFIVAQRAADGLLQDLSPYMDGEDVLANYLEFAREEAMLAGVPYALPFDTDARALYYNIDLLEEAGVDTSELDPENGPLTLARIQEIASMVDQKNAQGNFERMGFIPWHEQGWHYTYGFAFGGDFYDEVACQVTPTDDNIVRAFEWIYDYAAQEGPQQVQTFRQAFTRPDLPPQQNPFIAGQLAMIITGDWMIGNLERYAPDMNYGITYIPVPEEGDASVTWAGGWSMVMPQGAREPEAAFEFMKYIAGEPGQRVYVQETRHMPTLTSLLDDAELFEGRHQFFRDLLPTARNRPPLPIGALYWDELTDAWERVYLNQQEPRAALEQVAARVQPQLEPFCAQLQAEN comes from the coding sequence GTGAAGCTGCTCAAGTCCTTGGTTCTTCTTTCGCTGTCGCTTTTTGCTGCCGGTCAAGCCCAAGAGGTTCGCGAAGTGACGTTCTGGACTGCGCACGGTGAACCCGACCTAAGCGCACTAAGGCAGATTGTCGATAACTTTAACGCCGAGCACGATGACATTCAGGTCACCCTGTCGCAGATTCCACCGGGTGCAGAGACCGACGTTACGCGCCTCATGACAGCTGTGCGCGGCGGTACCGGTCCGGACGTCTATATGCTCGACCGCTTTATCGTGGCGCAGCGCGCTGCCGACGGCTTGTTGCAAGACCTTAGCCCTTACATGGACGGGGAGGACGTACTCGCCAACTACCTAGAGTTCGCCCGCGAAGAGGCGATGTTGGCGGGCGTGCCCTACGCGCTCCCCTTCGACACCGACGCCCGCGCGCTGTACTACAACATCGACTTGCTCGAGGAAGCCGGGGTCGATACGAGCGAGCTCGACCCCGAGAACGGCCCCCTTACCTTGGCGCGAATTCAGGAGATCGCCTCGATGGTCGATCAAAAGAACGCCCAAGGAAACTTTGAGCGCATGGGCTTTATCCCGTGGCACGAGCAGGGCTGGCACTACACCTACGGCTTCGCGTTCGGAGGCGACTTCTACGACGAAGTGGCCTGTCAGGTGACGCCGACTGACGACAACATCGTCCGGGCGTTTGAGTGGATCTACGACTACGCCGCGCAGGAGGGGCCGCAGCAGGTGCAGACCTTCAGGCAGGCGTTTACCCGCCCCGACTTGCCGCCGCAGCAAAACCCCTTTATCGCGGGGCAGCTAGCTATGATCATCACCGGCGACTGGATGATCGGCAACTTGGAGCGCTACGCCCCCGACATGAATTACGGCATCACCTATATCCCCGTACCCGAAGAGGGGGACGCGTCGGTCACCTGGGCGGGGGGGTGGTCCATGGTGATGCCCCAAGGTGCCAGGGAGCCCGAAGCCGCCTTTGAGTTTATGAAGTACATCGCGGGCGAACCGGGACAGCGCGTCTACGTCCAGGAGACGCGGCACATGCCGACGCTAACGAGCTTGCTTGACGACGCCGAGCTCTTCGAGGGGCGTCACCAATTCTTTAGAGACCTGCTCCCGACAGCCCGTAACCGCCCCCCGCTGCCCATCGGCGCACTCTACTGGGACGAACTCACCGACGCCTGGGAGAGGGTCTACCTGAACCAGCAGGAGCCGAGAGCGGCCCTCGAGCAGGTCGCCGCGCGCGTACAACCGCAGCTCGAGCCCTTCTGTGCGCAGCTGCAGGCGGAGAACTGA
- a CDS encoding carbohydrate ABC transporter permease, which translates to MAAPAKTFREVPARRSRFKGKKLQVWVSRLLLLLFCAAFLLPLYWMIVTALKSDQELALFPPTLFPLEPQWGNFREAVTYIPFFRFLNNTLIVTALTVVGAVISNPLIAYGFARLEWPGRDKVFLLVMATVFIPFPVVIIALFDIFAGLGWINTFLPLVVPMFFGSAFWIFLMRQFLMQIPMEVSDAARIDGANEFQVFSQVVLPLTLPAVGVIGIFAALHAWNDFIGPLIYLQDESLYTLAIGLTFFRSQYDVQFNLLMAASTLIVLPVVVIFLLFQRAFLEGITLGSVK; encoded by the coding sequence ATGGCGGCGCCAGCCAAGACCTTCCGCGAGGTGCCCGCGCGCCGAAGCCGGTTTAAGGGCAAAAAGCTGCAGGTGTGGGTTTCGCGGCTTCTCCTGCTCCTCTTCTGCGCCGCCTTTTTGCTGCCCCTTTACTGGATGATCGTCACCGCCCTCAAGAGCGACCAGGAGCTGGCGCTCTTCCCGCCCACCCTGTTTCCGCTCGAACCCCAGTGGGGCAACTTTAGAGAAGCAGTCACCTACATCCCCTTTTTCAGATTTTTAAACAACACCCTGATCGTCACTGCCCTTACCGTGGTGGGCGCCGTGATCTCAAACCCGCTCATCGCCTACGGCTTTGCGCGGCTCGAGTGGCCAGGGCGCGACAAGGTCTTTTTGCTCGTGATGGCGACCGTTTTCATCCCCTTCCCCGTGGTGATCATCGCGCTTTTCGACATCTTCGCGGGGCTGGGGTGGATCAACACCTTTTTGCCGCTCGTGGTGCCCATGTTTTTCGGCTCCGCCTTCTGGATCTTTCTGATGCGGCAGTTTCTCATGCAGATCCCCATGGAGGTCTCCGATGCGGCGCGCATCGACGGCGCCAACGAGTTTCAGGTCTTTAGCCAGGTCGTCTTGCCGCTTACGCTGCCCGCCGTGGGCGTCATCGGGATTTTCGCTGCGCTCCACGCCTGGAACGACTTTATCGGCCCCTTGATCTACCTGCAAGACGAGAGCCTCTACACGCTCGCCATCGGCCTCACGTTTTTCCGCTCCCAGTATGACGTGCAGTTTAACCTGCTGATGGCGGCCTCTACGCTCATCGTCTTGCCGGTCGTGGTGATCTTTCTGCTCTTTCAGCGGGCGTTTTTGGAGGGCATCACGTTGGGCAGCGTCAAGTAG